One Nothobranchius furzeri strain GRZ-AD chromosome 7, NfurGRZ-RIMD1, whole genome shotgun sequence genomic window, ccattgcgccctcaaaaacataaagagagtcgaggataactagcggcagacacggagcagcttgaagaatacctcgcgaaaaaaactctaaaatatgaacgttttattccccccgtgactggaggagtgaaaagatgcgcagcaagcgttttatttgtggatggaaatgacaggaaacgtgggttcagaggtggtgagcgcatgaagaggtggaggaggatgagaggcaaatttgtcagtgttaaaaagtctcttatatacaaaaaacacaatataaacacactatcttggaccgatacatgacaggataccacagaacagcgctacaccctctgttgtcctgccggggaattgctttgcaacactccccaggagacagagaagtatgagagcaaaacgcttccgtcaatccttgcgaagctgacggagaagcatgaatcaggcgttGGTCTTCTGCTTAATCAGGCCATTGAGCTAGCAGCCTTAGCAGGGAAGCTCAGATTGACCTCTCCCTAGCCATGTACACCATCTCAACAGTGGGACCTCAAGGCTTCCCAAACAAGCCTAGAAATGTGACAGTCCAACAGTCTCCTACAGGTTTACATGTCTAGAACACCTCTCCAATGAGACACCCATGGGGGCAACCTGACCaaatgtccaaagtgacttagccTTGCTGTGATGAGGGAGttccccaaccctaaccctaaccctaattatCCTTGGGTTTAGGTGGAGGGTAGAGACCTTTCATAGTGCCGTCAAGGTTACTGGGGCCTTACCTGGAGTTGTGGCCGGGAGGGGCTATTGTGAGCACTGGATGGGCCTAGGTCAAGACATTAACATGGGCTCGATCTCCTGTGGACCTGCTGCCTGCAGGAGCAGAAGAGATTTGGTGCAATGCAGAATAAGTAGCAAAACCAACACCCAGCCCAGCAGTAAACATTTAAGACATACTATACACTCTAATGCTTATACTCTAATTCATAAAACTTTTGTTTCTGTAAACATCAAGGACGACATGTTACACAGCTGCCACTTAGTGAAGATCAGAGGAAACTCTGCCCTTCATCTTAATGAAAACACCTGAGCTTCACATTAAAGACTTTTTATTCCACATCCCATCAATTCTCCTCACCATCAAGATGATGTCTGATTTCAGCCAGATTACTCGCCAACACCTGGTCCCAGATCAGCAGCCTTTGTTACAAAGCAGAGACCGCTGGATGTTTCCGTGCAACTTTTATGGGGGTTTATGTTTTATTCAGTGTTCTAAATATCCCAAGTTGACTACATAGAACCAAATTTATTAAAGAAATGCATAAAAATACCAGTCAAAATAATCCTTTGCTAATTTCTTTTGGGATTACAGCTAGCAGAATGCAGCGAGTAACCTCGAGAAACTACACGAACCAACACGCAGCTAAAAAAGTGTAGTATGATACGTTGTTGAATGTCTGCTTCCCGATGTCACCAGCTATCGCCCTCCTACGTCCCACGTTCAGGCCTGGTATGATGAAGTCAAGGATTACTCCTTCCCTTACCCCCAAGAGTGTAACCCCTACTGTCCGTTCAGATGCTCCGgcccagtttgcacacattacacCCAGGTAACCACACCAAGAATAGGATTTTCTTTGTCAATTTCACTAATACGAGTCACATTCATGGTTTGTGATTCACACTTGTCTTCTTTTCCAGCTGGTTTGGGCCACCAGCAGCCGAATTGGCTGTGCCATCAACTTGTGCTACGACATGAATGTTTGGGGCCAGATTTGGACCAAAGCTGTGTATCTTGTCTGCAATTACTCACCAAAGTAAGCATGTGTGTCACTGCCATTAAACTGTATCTCCAACTAACTTCTACCTCCTGAAAAAGAAGCACAAAAACTTTTTATTTCCAGTACCAGTTTGCCGCAATGCTGATCTGGCATCTGGGAGCCTTTCGTCATTCATAAGtggcggtgtcggtacaagatctgctcgggtgcaaaattggctcggggtccgtcgactaccgatgacgtctaagtagttgattggctgtctgaccatgaaccttacggaattacgtaatcacgttacgttgttatcaggttacgttgttatcaggttacgttggtccaggcaaatctttctgttggaaagatggacaacttttacaaagaaatccatcattacctctttgaaaatacacttttagcatagaactgcatgtatattagggctgaacgattaactgcatgtgcaattaaattgcgatgtgacaaaaggagattttctaatcgcaaaggctgcaatttggcagcgagtggttagcgcaatgctaatatacatggaaaaacccataggaatgctaatgctaatatcaccgattacattattacaaattatgaattagaaacgtgccaaatgattacatttggagtctaatagaaagtaaaactatcatcaatcaaataagtacagataggtattttagtaaagccagaaaacttttaactccagagttttggctagcagctatgagcgtaactgaactacgcacgaacaagacgtcaaaaactctaaacacaaaatacttcaataaacgggacacacttctttcctgcgaatacagtttcacaggtgttgctaatacctatgatccttcaagggatgtgctcaaagaggagttcaacattatgaataaaatatagtgttttattttacaaataccattataaacacaaacttacgtcttaagaaacattattttaataacaaaactgctaaagtctttccaacagtatagatgtgtagtgtataatgtccgagtgggtttgccgtactttgacatcatctgcagtcgaaggaccccgagccgatcttgcacccgagcagatcctgtacagacAGCGGCATTGTGGCGCAATTgcatcctttttacaaaagattacacaGTGGCGTTATAAAGGGAGTATGGGAATGGTCTCTGCGTTGCTACAGACATTCTTTAGGATTGAACATAACTTGCTGTTTATTGAGATTGAAGTTTTGTTGACAAGCCGGTCTTaacggtgtctgtcctccacagaccCCGTGAACTGTCTACTGCTCTGCGCTTctgctctaatggagagaagctcccaggGCAGACCAGTTTACCATCTCAGCTGAATCTGTCAACAAACGCTAAATAAATGTTTACTTTAATTCTTAATACAGTTGCCGGCCGGAGTTAGGCAGCAATTccacacgtgatcatgacaccacctTATGTTGCGTCAAGGCGTAATCATTTACAAGTCTGGTTTTGTGGCAACATTACCACCAAGCATGATGGCACAAATGTCACACAGTTCCCACATCGTCATGCTGCCTCGGCGCTTTAATGAGTTACACCATGGTGGCAGTATTACACTGATTTGCTGGCACGGCGTGTCTTATGAAAGCGGCAATAGACTCAAaaggcattcatttacactaGACACCACAACAGATTGATTAAAATAATGAGCGTGTGTCCACTTCAAGAAAATTAACAGTTTGTGTTTTGCGTCTTTACATGTAAAACTTGCATGTTATGCTGCCTTAACAGGGGGAACTGGTGGGGTCACGCACCTTACAAACATGGATCCCCGTGTTCTGCCTGCCCTCCAAGCTATGGAGGAGGATGCAAGGACAACCTTTGCTACAAAGGTATGCTAGTGCTACACAAACCCAGAGGGTTTAAAAAAGGCCTGGTGAAACAAGCCTGTCATTCCCTGTTTTTGTATCCTTAGTTGAAGATGACAGATCCAACCGTCTGCAAGAGGAAACAGAAGAAAACAACTTTATTGAGCCAGAGGCCCCTCGCGGTACGAAGCCCTGGCCCCAGGCCTCCAAACCGGAACCTCCCAGCCTCCCTGCCCCAGTCCCGGCCACCACCAAGCCCCCCAGAGAGGACATGCAGAAGAATGAAGTGGTCAACACACAGCAGATGTGTAAGCTGTCGTTTAAGTGTTCATTCGGCATGTAGTTTCATCTAAATTGGGGGGTGCAGAGTATGGTTTTAGGTATGGGACTGGCAGAGAGTATAACATGTACTGTACAGATAAACCTGCCTTTGAGAACTGGGTCAGAACCAAGTAAATTCAGACTAACTGCTTTAGTGTCAATGAGgtaattattaaaaaaataataaaagaaagaaaacagactgTGACAGAACCATATTTCCCCCATTTTTCTCCTTAGATTGCCAGAATGTACGACAGCTTTTATCTGTCATCTCTCTGATCAGTACTGATAGTCTCTGAACTCCACACAATATTGCACGTTGCTCTTTAGGGGAGGGAGGGGAACTTTATTTTAGCAGGATcccctgagtgtgtgtttgtttttggctGGCTGAGGAGGGGTGAGAGGGGCTcactgtggtttttaaatggcttccTCGCTGCAGTGCGAGGAGCCTGTGAGTGCAAGATGAGACATTTCCTCCAGTATTTGCTGACCACCCTGAACCTCACTGCAGAATTATTTGTTTGTCTTCGGTTCTGGAAGTGCTGTAACAATACCTTCCCCTGGGCTTTGCACAGCATCGCCTTTTTGAAGCCAGTGATCCGCATCAGAGCTGCTGGTTCTTATATGCTGTTTCCTGTAAGAACACTCTCTCTGAGGCTTCTATGTTTATGTGTTTCAGCTCAACTTGTAACCTGTGACACCAAGCTACGAGATCAATGTAAAGGAACAACTTGTAACAGGTGAAGTGATGGAGAGACATACACACACCCTCAAATTATCTCAGAGTATACAGTATTTGTAACAATGGACATTTATGCGTTAATCAACAGGTACGAGTGCCCAGCTGGATGCCTGGATGCAACAGGAAAAGTGGTTGGGACAGTGTACTATGAAATGGTGGGTAAACAAGTTGGCAGGCAAATTTAAAGTTGGAATAATGGTTGGTGCAACTGACAAATTGCAAACCATTTTGGTGAAGAAGTATCCGGAAATCTCCCAAACGTGTGTGAGGATTGTTTTCATTTTACTCATGTGAGTTGCAGGTTCTCCTTCTGGCACAAGTAATTTGGACATGTAAAAAAACCATTTGTGAGCCATCATGAATGTCTGTGATCCATTGCAAACTTAGCTTGCGTGGCTCAGAAAGTACATGTGAGATAACTTTGGAAATGGTTTAACTTACTAACATATTCAGCCAGCATTAAAGCAATTTGTGACACAGGAAAACTTACAAAGGATTCATGCAAAATGTATGAACCTGCATTTTTGCCCCATGTGACCTGGCCATTTGTTAATCTTGTTTTGTACGTGACCATATTGCATATTACATTGCATATGCAATATGGCATTGCATATTGCTTATTATCCCACAATTGTGTCTCTCAGATTAGTCACAGTCAAGTGAGTGATGGCTAAACATTAGTGTGCAAACCCATCTACAAGATTGTCTTTCATAAGGTTCAAAAAGTTTTGAGTGtgaatcccggacaagcccccatttaCTTTGGGAGCTCAAATGGATTCATAAAAAGCAATACATCTCGCCTAGCAAGCCATCCTGTCTACATAAATATAtggtctggccacaacccattgAAAGAATCTAATCTTAGGGGCGAATCTACAGTTGTCTCTGCACACAATTGaacagtgctaggaccaatcagagcaacaaacaacatgacggcatctttgtagttttttgcAGATACAGTGCTTAGCCCACTaaaacacccatccatccatccatccatccatccatccattatttttACCCGCTTATCCTCGCAGGgttgtgggggggctggtgcctatctccagctgtctccaCGCATGAAAGCAGTGTGCACCCCgggcaggttgccagtccatcgcagggcagccCACTAAAACAGAGTGCATAAAATCATAAGAGTGCTGTgactggcaagacacaaaactgttgCTTTGTATGTTGTAGACctactgaggctacaatggagtttagaccaacctgcagagcaaattttctctgcaggttggtctgtaTTACtaggttatcatatattataagtAATAACAGATTCGACCAAACCCTACCCAACCTGCAAGGGTCATGACATTAGCCCCCTCCccaaaaaaacacatttcttcACTGCTGTCTGTTTACTTTCAACCTTGAAAAGATATGCAGAGGAGAGCACTTTAGTGGTGAAAGTTATAAATTTACTGTAGGAactttgagaaaaaaataactgcACTTGTCTTTAAGCCATTGTGAGGTGAGCTTTAAAGTTCTCGTCTGTGGTGCTTATTTTTCATCCCAATTTTGTAGTTTCATTGGACACTTTATTGCTGATGCTTATGTGTCCTCTGAGAATGACATAATCCAAATGATGTAGTGTATTCCTACAGTGGTTAGTCAGTACCATGCAGAGTTGCAGCTATGTGTCAAACTGGGAAAAAGAGCAAATGCTACTTTCTTAACTGCCGTGTCAGCAAAATGTGCATGATGTCTATGAAACGTCTTTCTTTGCAGCAATCAAGTGTGTGTAGGGCTGGCCTACATGCCGGTGTCATCGATAACGATGGAGGGTGGCTGGATGTGACAAGACAAGGCAGGAAGGACTTTTTCATCAGATCCAACAAGAATGGGGTGGAGTCAGTTGGGTAAGACGTTTAGAGGCAAGATTGGAATGAATTTATAGGTGGCTGAAACTATTTTAAAGTCATTAAACAGtggaaggaaagaaggaaatctgatgtttttgtttgtttgttcacaGAAAATATAAAAGTGCTAATTCCTTTACGGTTTCCAGAGTAGCAGGTTAGTCCAAGAACGTAGCGCTTGTGATATGTTTCATACAGTCAtttataaagcaaacaacaaattATAAGGATCACTGTGTTTATTTTACAGTAAAAGCAATTACGTGTGAAACCACAGTTGCACAACTTTGTCCATATGAAATGCTGGCAAGACACTGTCCAAGGTAAGAACTTTAACAAGATATTTTGACCATTTTAGAATGTGTTTCTATGGTAGATATCATAATCACTAATAGGTGCTAGAATGACCTCAGTGAGGAGACTAAAAATTAATCTGTGAAAGGGTTTGAACATGGTGATGATCTGTCAAAGCGGAGAGATCCTATCATTGTCACATTCTAGCTAGTAGAAAGATTATGAAAAGAGCAGCGCGGACTACTTATGATGTTACACACTCTGAGCCTGAACACTTTGTGTGTATTCATGAAAAAAAAAGTATGGTTAAATGTGTGTTTATTTGGTtcagtaatttttttttgttttagcttGTGAGCTGGTGATTTACACCATGATTAGCTTAACAGCAGTTGTTGCAAAACGTTAGCGATAGTAGCACACTTAGCATAATACAGCTAATTACTAGCTGTATTTTTTTTTGATAATCAAACTTTGGAGGAAGGAGGATCAATGTGGttattgtcctggccgtggaacactggaccagctctatacccttagggggtcctgggtccgtgggagtttgcccatccaatctacatgtgttttgtggatttgaagaaggtgtttgaccgcatcccttggATGACCCTGTAGGAGGGTACTTCAGGAGAATGTGGTGCCAGGCTCTTTGACatgggctgttaggtctctgtatgacctttgccagagcttggtccacatttccggctcatttctggtgagagttggactccgccgaaGCGGCTCTTTGTCACAGATAACTTTTAAGGAGTGCAGCCAAGGTggtgaggggatccattttggtggccataATGATTAGGTATCtgctctttgcagatgatgtggtcctgttggcttcatcagatcgTGATACAGCTTTTgcgggagcggtttgcagccaagtgtgaagcagccggggtgagaatcagctcttctaaatccgagaccatggtcttgagttggaaaatggTAGAATGCTTTCTACAGGTCAGGGATGATGCTGTGCTCCAAGCGGAGGAGTTTTTAAGAGATAagctgagaagcttggtcattcaggaggggctcagagtagagctgctgctcctccacacagaAAGAGGCCGGTTTAGGTGGCTTTGGCGCCTGATCGGGATGCCTACTGGACATCTACCTATTGAGATTTTCCAGGCACCTCCAATGGGGAGGAGACCTaatagaagacccaggacatgctggagggactgtgtttctcggctggccagggaacatcttgggtttcccccagaggagctggcccaggtgcctggggagagggaagtctgggcctctctgctgaggCTGCTGTCTCCGTGACCTGACCgcagataagcagaagaaaattgatggatgaatggatgctgTTAGGCAAAAAAATGTCCTAGCAAATCAGACACTTTAGGAGGTGGAAAAGCTGACCTCATACAGCAAGGTAAAACTGGAACGTTATTGGAGAATTGTAAATCTTGATCTGCGATCAGAAAAGGATCCCACATGTTAGTCTACTTGTTATTGTATTATCGCTGGTATAAATCACAAATTGTTGTCTTTTCAGGTTATACTGCCCAAAGAATTGTATAGAAGAGAACCCTCACATATCCAGAGTAATTGGTACTACAGTGTACTCTGATGTAAGTTCTTGTTTTTCAAGCTAAATTTGTGGGGAAAGAATTCTGTACGAATCAACCTTTCCTCCGATGTGCTCCCGTAGAAGTCCAGTATATGTCGAGCAGCTGTCCACGCTGGAGTCATCAGAAACGACGTGGGTGGTTACATAGATGTGATGCCAGTGGACAAACGGAAATACTACCCCGCCTCATACCAAAATGCCATTTTCTCAGAGAGGTAGGACATGCATAATCTTAAAATAATTAGGTTTCTGTGATTCTGTTGGTATATTGTGATAAGAGTAAGCAGTTGAGAACTTTTTCTTTCCTCCTTGTGCCTCCAATATTTTCAAGACGCAGACAGTTTATTACTCCTCTCATGCAATGTGCCTCAGAGGGTGATTAGTATGCCTCTAGTTAAAAATAATTAATTGCTTTGCAATTAGTCTTGAGAAGACAAGTGTGTCGCTGTGTAGCTCAGGGAATGGTTTGCCTTTTTGGAACTAATCATAATGATATTGATATTGAGGAAACACTAACACTACTACCCCAAAATAGACACAAGTCCCACGCTGCTCGGCTATTCCATGAATGTAAAACTCTATTTTTCTGTAAGGGACATCagtgcttaactcattcactgccactgacaactaaagtcgtcattttaaatccagccgttcactgccaataaagactaaagtcgtcatttgcatctttttactgtgtgggtgtcggaacgagcccccggaccgcgagaacaaacatctcagctctaaagacgatcttcatccgcatatgtcacatgtcacgtgatcaggaagcagaaaatccatgtgttaggagatcgttttgggccgttgctgtaaaaaaagtgaggcgtgaaccggaagagcttctgctgatcacaatttgacaacagattatgaaagaactgataacgctcgaaacacgcggattcttcctgatgtaagaggtgagtctcctctttgttttggtagttttggcgttgacatcatcctagcgtgcaacgttctgtgactcttaaaaaaactgtaaaaacgatgAGAAACGATGCCAGCGaacggctttactgatcaggaaacggctgcaaGTGAatgaattaaagagcaagtcatcccctaccagagtattgctccactcccacttcctgtttgaaaaatgcaacaaatgatgttgcctagaagaccgagagggtggagccgctaacaaattcacacacacaggctcacaatgacattgtgacatcgtaTGGTACCAGCTATCGTCCTAGGGCaccttttagccaatagcgatggcagattaaaattcaaattatgtgcagagtttttacctgacaacactgaaagttttaggcagaaaactaacattttaactaaaatgcactacagtgctaaactattgactacacgagtctgtagcatgattagacacataTTTAttcagtttatcagaaaaaaaattgatttggGAGTCACTTGCTCTTCAAATAAATGCTGATTAAATTTAGTCAAGGGTTAGGGTTATACAATAATTAGGATTTACAATGGGTTTCCTGAATACATAATTACATTCAATCACTCCAATGCTATTTATGACTTTTTTTGAAGGTTCTCTGACTTTctttttaaaggtgttgaacactgaaaaaccatatttttaatcatcatatccaattataatcagtcactctgagattttcatgcacgctgaacatgaaaatagtctcctacatctacctcttgcatttgcttctgatagaaaataaacaatgaaactctaggatttgaaaagcctgacagatctaagtCTCACTAgtgtcttgactcacaacagggaaactgttgctggtttagcgtccaggaaacagcagagaacgtctcagttagtagaagctaaccgttagcattagcaacttcactgcAAGGCTGAACTCATTCGGGCTTTTGTAATTTCTGGAGATAAAACGTTCATTGTTCATTGTCtgtaaacccaacgacctcccacccctttccagactgaggtgaagagttctgcttatcgcggctgctgctgctgacgtgtggagagtcccaaaaccctaccaccccacctaggacacttatgttgtgtaatgtctgaagtctgttgcatttctgtctgagctgttttttgcatagcaaagtttccctccctgtggagggtaactctgaagtgccttttttccctccacctgatccattcctcatgtaacccctctgttctctattaaggtagtgcatctcgggttgtgaatgaccacagtcaccaattcttgtcatgtgtctttgcctatgtatgtctcatctcagaattgtgtgtactgaaactccaatttccctctgggattaataaagtatctttgaattgaattgaattgctagtcaggggtagagtcatgttgctcttatccaatccaaggcgagaCTCCAAATCCTCCAACCTCCAAATCCAGCAGTGAtgtgactcacttctagttcctaggGCACTGAATAAAATGCTCATTTCTTGCATTTTCTAATATAGAATTAGCTTTTTCAACTGTGATTAAACTAATTTCTACTAACACTTTGAGAAAGAAATAAGAATTTTTATCCAGATGTTTTTTTTAGGTtgaatgtttttaaataaaaacttgtACATCATAATTCTGCTAAGGAACATAgctttcattttaaaatgttagtaaacaaaaaacacaacagaaaaaaatgtgttttatacTAGACACATGATAAAATGTCTGATATAAGACCAGATAAAGCTCTTCAGCTTGGAAATGAGTTTGTAAGTAGAACACATCATCATCGGCGTATGTGCACATTTTTGATGTAGCTACTCTGTATTTTTAGGGCTGGAAAATTTCCATTATTTTTTCTGATTTTCAGTCAGAGTTAAATGTAATTACCAGTATACTTTTTTACATCCAAAATTAAAGTTTAGAAATTTTatggaaaaaataaaatcacataTAAATCCCGAAACAGAGAAAtctccagattgctgctttaaaaCTTAGTGATGGTGAGTTTACATGCAGGAAAATTGGTTAATTTTTgtttttctccttggaaattatgCATTTACAGATATGAAACAAAATGGATTTGTAAGTTTCATATTGACAGATCACCAATGCAATTGTCGGTAACGCTTAATTTTGACCAAGTCCAATTACTGGGCCGTTTTCTTTGGTTTATCTTTGACCTACTTTGTATTAAAAAGGGGGAAATGTGAAGTTAACTTTTTCCTTTATTGCCAAGTGCTGAGACACTCCAATAAATGATGCAGAAATGTGGATGCTCATCTAGTTTTGTAAGGTATGGTTCCTCATTCTGAACGTAGACTGTTTGTCATTCTGCCTGTAGAACGTTACCACAGTCTGTCTTTGTTGGACGAGTTTCATTTATTTGCCTTCAAATAAAAAAGGGATGTAATCTGTTTTCTCAGTGGGCTTCACCCTCGTTCTGCTTGAGTCCTATCTGCCATGTTTTGGATCTTGCTCTTATTCCTGTCTCTTTCCCTTTCAGCCTTCAGAACCCTCCTGGAGGGAAGGCGTTCCGGGTCTTCGCTGTGATTTGAGGAGCTTGGAGAACATTTTTGCCAAACATAAAAGAAGAGCCCTTGAAGCTTTGGAAAGCCAAATTGTCAAACTCAGTGACTGAAATTTTCAGGCTCTGTCT contains:
- the crispld1a gene encoding cysteine-rich secretory protein LCCL domain-containing 1 isoform X1, whose product is MERGFQWLRGASVLLLLHTTTSMVMPPNSTGWEQILEKYLDEDGDWWKAKQRGRRAITDSDAQLILDLHNKLRGQVYPPASNMEHMSWDTELERSAEEWAETCLWEHGPASLLPQIGQNLGAHWGSYRPPTSHVQAWYDEVKDYSFPYPQECNPYCPFRCSGPVCTHYTQLVWATSSRIGCAINLCYDMNVWGQIWTKAVYLVCNYSPKGNWWGHAPYKHGSPCSACPPSYGGGCKDNLCYKVEDDRSNRLQEETEENNFIEPEAPRGTKPWPQASKPEPPSLPAPVPATTKPPREDMQKNEVVNTQQMSQLVTCDTKLRDQCKGTTCNRYECPAGCLDATGKVVGTVYYEMQSSVCRAGLHAGVIDNDGGWLDVTRQGRKDFFIRSNKNGVESVGKYKSANSFTVSRVAVKAITCETTVAQLCPYEMLARHCPRLYCPKNCIEENPHISRVIGTTVYSDKSSICRAAVHAGVIRNDVGGYIDVMPVDKRKYYPASYQNAIFSESLQNPPGGKAFRVFAVI
- the crispld1a gene encoding cysteine-rich secretory protein LCCL domain-containing 1 isoform X2 is translated as MERGFQWLRGASVLLLLHTTTSMVMPPNSTGWEQILEKYLDEDGDWWKAKQRGRRAITDSDAQLILDLHNKLRGQVYPPASNMEHMSWDTELERSAEEWAETCLWEHGPASLLPQIGQNLGAHWGSYRPPTSHVQAWYDEVKDYSFPYPQECNPYCPFRCSGPVCTHYTQLVWATSSRIGCAINLCYDMNVWGQIWTKAVYLVCNYSPKGNWWGHAPYKHGSPCSACPPSYGGGCKDNLCYKVEDDRSNRLQEETEENNFIEPEAPRGTKPWPQASKPEPPSLPAPVPATTKPPREDMQKNEVVNTQQMSQLVTCDTKLRDQCKGTTCNRYECPAGCLDATGKVVGTVYYEMQSSVCRAGLHAGVIDNDGGWLDVTRQGRKDFFIRSNKNGVESVGKYKSANSFTVSRVAVKAITCETTVAQLCPYEMLARHCPR